A region from the Rhodamnia argentea isolate NSW1041297 chromosome 7, ASM2092103v1, whole genome shotgun sequence genome encodes:
- the LOC115732884 gene encoding putative ribosome biogenesis protein C8F11.04, which produces MAENTHTPPPPLAPPPPPPSSSRVSSGTIERAVQALLKWKDANSKTQKASLLEPDDFVYLILTLKKIPANARTNPFKIPLPHPLIDPATAEICLIIDDRPKSGITKDAAQKKIKSEGVPVAKVLKLSKLRTNYRPFEAKRKLCDSYDMFLADRRVVGMLPRLLGKQFFKKKKIPVGVDLRHKSWKEQVERVCASALLFVGTGTCSVLKVGRVCMGKEEIVANVAAALEGVAEVVPRKWRNVRSFHLKLMDSLALPVYQALPDVKLKIEGLKDKEVEKEEEEGVNEVVEEGKGSESAAKKKGAKKGRIHEVRYMDTNLHSLMDEDDEDVHDLDMVEVEESDDDDKDETDGSKTKGKKGKLKKGRDVYELSGGKISKKLAKSKKEGEKKTKTTLSGDSKNGDSVKKTKKSNLTVKEGEVSEGKKERKRKIKV; this is translated from the coding sequence ATGGCCGAAAACACCCACACACCTCCTCCGCCCctcgcgccgccgccgccgccgccgtcgtcgtCCCGGGTGAGCTCCGGCACAATCGAAAGAGCCGTGCAGGCCCTGCTCAAGTGGAAGGACGCCAATTCCAAGACCCAGAAGGCCTCGCTCCTCGAGCCCGACGACTTCGTCTACCTCATCCTCACCCTCAAGAAGATCCCCGCCAATGCCCGCACCAACCCTTTCAAGATCCCCCTCCCCCACCCGCTGATCGACCCGGCGACCGCCGAGATCTGCCTCATCATCGACGACCGGCCCAAGTCGGGCATCACCAAGGACGCCGCGCAGAAGAAGATCAAGAGCGAGGGCGTCCCCGTCGCGAAAGTCCTCAAGTTGTCCAAGCTCAGGACCAACTACCGCCCCTTCGAGGCGAAGAGGAAGCTGTGCGATTCTTACGACATGTTCTTGGCTGACAGGAGGGTCGTCGGCATGTTGCCGAGGTTGTTGGGGAAGCAgttcttcaagaagaagaagatcccgGTGGGCGTGGATTTGAGGCACAAGAGTTGGAAGGAGCAGGTGGAGAGGGTCTGCGCATCGGCCCTGTTGTTCGTGGGGACGGGGACTTGCAGCGTCTTGAAGGTCGGGAGGGTCTGCATGGGGAAGGAGGAGATCGTTGCGAATGTCGCTGCGGCACTCGAGGGGGTTGCGGAGGTCGTGCCACGGAAGTGGCGGAATGTGAGGTCTTTCCATTTGAAGCTGATGGACAGCTTGGCTCTGCCGGTTTATCAGGCGTTGCCGGATGTGAAGCTGAAGATCGAAGGGCTTAAGGATAAGGAggtggagaaggaggaggaggagggagtgAATGAGGTTGTggaggaagggaagggaagCGAGAGCGCGGCAAAGAAGAAGGGTGCGAAGAAAGGTCGAATCCACGAGGTGAGATATATGGATACCAATTTGCATTCTTTGATGGATGAGGACGATGAAGACGTTCATGACCTCGACATGGTTGAAGTCGAGGAGAGTGATGACGATGATAAGGATGAGACAGATGGTAGCAAAACTAAGGGGAAGAAGGGAAAACTTAAGAAGGGACGCGATGTTTATGAATTGAGTGGCGGGAAAATTTCGAAGAAGTTGGCGAAGtcgaagaaagaaggagaaaagaagacaaaaaccaCTCTGTCCGGAGACTCAAAGAATGGCGATAGTGTCAAGAAGACTAAGAAGAGTAATTTAACAGTAAAAGAAGGGGAAGTATCTGAAGgcaagaaggagaggaagaggaagattaAGGTTTGA
- the LOC115746917 gene encoding protein MEI2-like 2 isoform X1, whose amino-acid sequence MEQLPKDLVSDFPKGASDIPSVNISRKAVNGSWGISRGADAYRASNDVSLFSSSLPVLPHEKLIGLENGVQSLDDNFPKLNKVELEDEVKDIAEDFESGALGSLLPDEDELFAGIMDDFDLSRLPSQLKDLEEDDIFGSGGGLELDIDPQESLSIGLSNVSIAGGSSNGFGQYTCSNGVGTATVAGEHPYGEHPSRTLFVRNINSNVEDSELRSLFEQYGDIRTLYTACKHRGFVMISYYDIRDARTAMRALQNKPLRRRKLDIHFSIPKDNPSEKDINQGTLVVFNLDASVSNDDLRQIFGAYGEVKEIRETPHKKHHKFIEFYDVRAAEAALRALNRSDIAGKRIKVEPSRPGGARRNLMQQLNQELEPDESRTFRHQVGSPLTNSPPGSWPQYGSPVEQNPLHAFSKSPGLGPSPISSNHLPGLASILPAHLSSSPKMAPIGKDQGRINYVGQIFNKTGSSQVAAYQSSQSFPEHSVRPSPGCVIGESTNSSGVTTLSGPQFLWGSPNPYSGLSHSSAWPSSSTGHALSSSGQGRGQGFPYASHHTSFLSPNQPHHVGSAPSGLPFDRCFGYVPESPESSFMNSVTLRGLSLSHNKANYMNAGTHATMTAIGFPGEMAENSSPSFRMLPMARHGPMIVGNGLFSGPGATGIDGLGEHGRNRRVETSVNQMDNKKQYQLDLDKIMNGEDTRTTLMIKNIPNKYTSKMLLAAIDENHSGTYDFLYLPIDFKNKCNVGYAFINMVSPSHIVSFYKTFNGKKWEKFNSEKVASLAYARIQGKAALVTHFQNSSLMNEDKRCRPIVFHSEGQDTGDKDYLISSNLNICIRQADGSYLGDSLDSPKADLD is encoded by the exons ATGGAGCAACTTCCAAAGGATTTGGTGTCTGATTTTCCAAAAG GTGCATCGGACATTCCATCAGTTAATATTTCAAGGAAAGCAGTAAATGGTTCTTGGGGGATTTCTCGCGGTGCCGATGCCTATCGTGCATCCAATGATGTTAGCTTGTTTTCTAGTTCATTGCCTGTTCTTCCACATGAGAAGT TGATTGGTTTGGAGAATGGTGTTCAGTCTCTTGATGATAACTTCCCTAAGCTAAACAAAGTTGAACTAGAAGATGAAGTTAAGGATATAGCTGAAGATTTCGAGTCAGGTGCTCTTGGAAGCTTGCTCCCTGATGAAGATGAACTTTTTGCGGGTATTATGGATGATTTTGACCTGAGTCGGTTGCCTAGTCAGTTGAAAGATCTGGAGGAAGATGACATTTTCGGTAGTGGAGGAGGACTGGAACTAGACATTGATCCTCAAGAGAGCTTAAGTATTGGATTGTCAAACGTAAGCATAGCAGGTGGTTCATCCAATGGATTTGGTCAGTACACTTGTTCGAATGGAGTTGGAACGGCTACGGTTGCTGGGGAACATCCATATGGTGAACATCCTTCTAGGACACTCTTTGTTCGAAATATCAACAGCAACGTTGAAGACTCTGAATTGAGATCTCTTTTTGAG cAATATGGGGACATCAGAACTCTGTATACAGCTTGCAAGCACAGAGGATTTGTAATGATATCTTACTATGATATCCGAGATGCTCGCACTGCGATGCGTGCCTTACAAAATAAACCCTTGAGACGAAGAAAACTTgacattcatttttcaattccTAAG GACAATCCATCAGAGAAGGATATTAATCAAGGAACTCTTGTAGTGTTCAATTTAGATGCATCTGTTTCAAATGATGACCTTCGTCAAATATTTGGGGCATATGGAGAGGTCAAAGAG ATCAGGGAAACTCCACACAAGAAGCACCATAAGTTCATAGAGTTCTACGATGTGAGAGCTGCCGAGGCAGCTCTTAGAGCTTTAAATAGGAGTGATATAGCTGGCAAACGGATAAAAGTGGAACCTAGTCGTCCTGGTGGTGCACGTCGAAA CTTGATGCAGCAACTAAATCAAGAGCTGGAACCGGATGAATCTCGGACTTTCAGGCATCAAGTGGGTTCTCCACTTACCAACTCGCCACCAG GTAGCTGGCCCCAATACGGCAGCCCTGTTGAGCAGAACCCTCTGCATGCTTTTAGCAAATCTCCTGGTTTGGGACCTAGCCCTATTAGCAGTAATCATTTGCCAGGGTTAGCATCAATTCTTCCCGCTCATTTGTCTAGTTCCCCAAAGATGGCGCCTATAGGAAAGGACCAAGGAAGAATTAACTATGTTGGTCAGATATTTAACAAGACGGGGTCATCACAAGTTGCAGCGTACCAGAGTTCTCAATCTTTTCCTGAGCATAGTGTAAGGCCAAGTCCTGGCTGTGTCATAGGAGAATCAACAAATTCTTCCGGCGTTACAACGTTATCCGGTCCTCAGTTTCTCTGGGGAAGTCCTAATCCATACTCTGGGCTTTCCCATTCCTCTGCATGGCCAAGTTCATCTACAGGGCATGCACTTTCATCCAGCGGGCAAGGAAGGGGGCAGGGTTTTCCTTACGCCAGCCACCatacctcttttctttctccaaatCAGCCTCATCACGTTGGATCTGCACCATCTGGTCTCCCATTTGACAGATGTTTTGGATATGTGCCTGAGTCACCAGAATCATCATTCATGAACTCTGTCACATTGAGGGGCTTGAGTTTAAGTCATAACAAAGCTAATTACATGAATGCGGGCACCCATGCAACTATGACTGCCATTGGCTTTCCAGGAGAAATGGCTGAAAACAGTTCCCCGAGTTTCAGAATGCTGCCAATGGCTAGGCATGGCCCCATGATTGTTGGGAATGGTCTATTTTCAGGACCTGGGGCAACTGGCATTGATGGGTTGGGTGAACATGGTCGAAATAGGCGGGTCGAGACAAGTGTCAATCAGATGGATAATAAGAAGCAGTATCAACTTGACTTGGATAAAATTATGAATGGAGAAGATACAAGGACTACATTAATGATCAAGAACATCCCCAATAA GTACACATCGAAGATGCTGCTTGCCGCGATTGATGAAAATCACAGTGGGACATACGATTTTCTCTACTTGCCTATTGATTTTAAG AACAAATGCAATGTGGGCTATGCTTTCATCAATATGGTTTCTCCTTCGCATATAGTTTCTTTCTATAAA ACGTTTAATGGGAAGAAGTGGGAGAAGTTTAATAGTGAAAAGGTTGCTTCACTGGCGTATGCAAGGATCCAGGGTAAAGCTGCACTTGTGACACATTTCCAGAATTCAAGCTTGATGAATGAAGATAAACGGTGCCGACCAATAGTCTTCCATTCTGAAGGCCAAGATACTGGCGATAAG GACTACTTGATTTCGAGCAACCTGAACATTTGTATTCGTCAAGCCGATGGGTCTTACTTAGGTGATTCATTGGACAGTCCGAAGGCAGATCTTGATTGA
- the LOC115746917 gene encoding protein MEI2-like 2 isoform X2, with translation MEQLPKDLVSDFPKGASDIPSVNISRKAVNGSWGISRGADAYRASNDVSLFSSSLPVLPHEKLIGLENGVQSLDDNFPKLNKVELEDEVKDIAEDFESGALGSLLPDEDELFAGIMDDFDLSRLPSQLKDLEEDDIFGSGGGLELDIDPQESLSIGLSNVSIAGGSSNGFGQYTCSNGVGTATVAGEHPYGEHPSRTLFVRNINSNVEDSELRSLFEQYGDIRTLYTACKHRGFVMISYYDIRDARTAMRALQNKPLRRRKLDIHFSIPKDNPSEKDINQGTLVVFNLDASVSNDDLRQIFGAYGEVKEIRETPHKKHHKFIEFYDVRAAEAALRALNRSDIAGKRIKVEPSRPGGARRNLMQQLNQELEPDESRTFRHQVGSPLTNSPPGSWPQYGSPVEQNPLHAFSKSPGLGPSPISSNHLPGLASILPAHLSSSPKMAPIGKDQGRINYVGQIFNKTGSSQVAAYQSSQSFPEHSVRPSPGCVIGESTNSSGVTTLSGPQFLWGSPNPYSGLSHSSAWPSSSTGHALSSSGQGRGQGFPYASHHTSFLSPNQPHHVGSAPSGLPFDRCFGYVPESPESSFMNSVTLRGLSLSHNKANYMNAGTHATMTAIGFPGEMAENSSPSFRMLPMARHGPMIVGNGLFSGPGATGIDGLGEHGRNRRVETSVNQMDNKKQYQLDLDKIMNGEDTRTTLMIKNIPNKYTSKMLLAAIDENHSGTYDFLYLPIDFKTFNGKKWEKFNSEKVASLAYARIQGKAALVTHFQNSSLMNEDKRCRPIVFHSEGQDTGDKDYLISSNLNICIRQADGSYLGDSLDSPKADLD, from the exons ATGGAGCAACTTCCAAAGGATTTGGTGTCTGATTTTCCAAAAG GTGCATCGGACATTCCATCAGTTAATATTTCAAGGAAAGCAGTAAATGGTTCTTGGGGGATTTCTCGCGGTGCCGATGCCTATCGTGCATCCAATGATGTTAGCTTGTTTTCTAGTTCATTGCCTGTTCTTCCACATGAGAAGT TGATTGGTTTGGAGAATGGTGTTCAGTCTCTTGATGATAACTTCCCTAAGCTAAACAAAGTTGAACTAGAAGATGAAGTTAAGGATATAGCTGAAGATTTCGAGTCAGGTGCTCTTGGAAGCTTGCTCCCTGATGAAGATGAACTTTTTGCGGGTATTATGGATGATTTTGACCTGAGTCGGTTGCCTAGTCAGTTGAAAGATCTGGAGGAAGATGACATTTTCGGTAGTGGAGGAGGACTGGAACTAGACATTGATCCTCAAGAGAGCTTAAGTATTGGATTGTCAAACGTAAGCATAGCAGGTGGTTCATCCAATGGATTTGGTCAGTACACTTGTTCGAATGGAGTTGGAACGGCTACGGTTGCTGGGGAACATCCATATGGTGAACATCCTTCTAGGACACTCTTTGTTCGAAATATCAACAGCAACGTTGAAGACTCTGAATTGAGATCTCTTTTTGAG cAATATGGGGACATCAGAACTCTGTATACAGCTTGCAAGCACAGAGGATTTGTAATGATATCTTACTATGATATCCGAGATGCTCGCACTGCGATGCGTGCCTTACAAAATAAACCCTTGAGACGAAGAAAACTTgacattcatttttcaattccTAAG GACAATCCATCAGAGAAGGATATTAATCAAGGAACTCTTGTAGTGTTCAATTTAGATGCATCTGTTTCAAATGATGACCTTCGTCAAATATTTGGGGCATATGGAGAGGTCAAAGAG ATCAGGGAAACTCCACACAAGAAGCACCATAAGTTCATAGAGTTCTACGATGTGAGAGCTGCCGAGGCAGCTCTTAGAGCTTTAAATAGGAGTGATATAGCTGGCAAACGGATAAAAGTGGAACCTAGTCGTCCTGGTGGTGCACGTCGAAA CTTGATGCAGCAACTAAATCAAGAGCTGGAACCGGATGAATCTCGGACTTTCAGGCATCAAGTGGGTTCTCCACTTACCAACTCGCCACCAG GTAGCTGGCCCCAATACGGCAGCCCTGTTGAGCAGAACCCTCTGCATGCTTTTAGCAAATCTCCTGGTTTGGGACCTAGCCCTATTAGCAGTAATCATTTGCCAGGGTTAGCATCAATTCTTCCCGCTCATTTGTCTAGTTCCCCAAAGATGGCGCCTATAGGAAAGGACCAAGGAAGAATTAACTATGTTGGTCAGATATTTAACAAGACGGGGTCATCACAAGTTGCAGCGTACCAGAGTTCTCAATCTTTTCCTGAGCATAGTGTAAGGCCAAGTCCTGGCTGTGTCATAGGAGAATCAACAAATTCTTCCGGCGTTACAACGTTATCCGGTCCTCAGTTTCTCTGGGGAAGTCCTAATCCATACTCTGGGCTTTCCCATTCCTCTGCATGGCCAAGTTCATCTACAGGGCATGCACTTTCATCCAGCGGGCAAGGAAGGGGGCAGGGTTTTCCTTACGCCAGCCACCatacctcttttctttctccaaatCAGCCTCATCACGTTGGATCTGCACCATCTGGTCTCCCATTTGACAGATGTTTTGGATATGTGCCTGAGTCACCAGAATCATCATTCATGAACTCTGTCACATTGAGGGGCTTGAGTTTAAGTCATAACAAAGCTAATTACATGAATGCGGGCACCCATGCAACTATGACTGCCATTGGCTTTCCAGGAGAAATGGCTGAAAACAGTTCCCCGAGTTTCAGAATGCTGCCAATGGCTAGGCATGGCCCCATGATTGTTGGGAATGGTCTATTTTCAGGACCTGGGGCAACTGGCATTGATGGGTTGGGTGAACATGGTCGAAATAGGCGGGTCGAGACAAGTGTCAATCAGATGGATAATAAGAAGCAGTATCAACTTGACTTGGATAAAATTATGAATGGAGAAGATACAAGGACTACATTAATGATCAAGAACATCCCCAATAA GTACACATCGAAGATGCTGCTTGCCGCGATTGATGAAAATCACAGTGGGACATACGATTTTCTCTACTTGCCTATTGATTTTAAG ACGTTTAATGGGAAGAAGTGGGAGAAGTTTAATAGTGAAAAGGTTGCTTCACTGGCGTATGCAAGGATCCAGGGTAAAGCTGCACTTGTGACACATTTCCAGAATTCAAGCTTGATGAATGAAGATAAACGGTGCCGACCAATAGTCTTCCATTCTGAAGGCCAAGATACTGGCGATAAG GACTACTTGATTTCGAGCAACCTGAACATTTGTATTCGTCAAGCCGATGGGTCTTACTTAGGTGATTCATTGGACAGTCCGAAGGCAGATCTTGATTGA
- the LOC115732354 gene encoding LOW QUALITY PROTEIN: AT-hook motif nuclear-localized protein 16-like (The sequence of the model RefSeq protein was modified relative to this genomic sequence to represent the inferred CDS: deleted 1 base in 1 codon) has product MAGGADLAVLPLCSKAVVDRSQDPGKNHHKNLVSSAAEGETIRRPRGRPAGSKNKPKPPIIVTRDSANALRAHAMEVSSGCDVAESLTSFARRKQRGLCILSGTGCVTNVTIRQSASSSAIVTLHGRFEILSLLGSILPPPAPPGIMGLTIYLAGAQGQVVGGGVVGGLIASGPVTIMAASFMNATFDRLPLDDDEVSVAIQNQHYQNGRHQHTDISDLYGMPQNLLNNAGSLHPEMYAWGSARAAPKT; this is encoded by the exons ATGGCCGGCGGTGCAGATTTAGCTGTCCTTCCTCTATGCAGCAAAGCTGTTGTTGACAGAAGCCAAGATCCCGGCAAGAATCACCACAAGAACCTCGTTTCTTCTGCAGCGGAGGGAGAGACAATTCGGCGGCCTAGGGGACGGCCCGCTGGCTCCAAGAACAAGCCCAAGCCACCCATCATTGTGACAAGGGACAGCGCCAATGCACTTCGAGCTCATGCCATGGAGGTGAGCTCGGGCTGCGACGTGGCCGAGAGCCTGACCAGCTTCGCCCGCAGGAAGCAGCGtgggctctgcatcctcagcgGGACGGGCTGCGTTACCAATGTGACAATCCGGCAGTCGGCATCCTCCAGTGCAATTGTGACCCTCCATGGCCGGTTTGAGATCCTCTCACTGCTCGGCTCGATCCTA CCCCCACCGGCCCCGCCCGGGATTATGGGCCTGACAATATACCTTGCCGGTGCCCAGGGGCAGGTGGTTGGAGGGGGTGTGGTCGGCGGGCTGATCGCCTCGGGCCCCGTCACAATCATGGCTGCGTCGTTCATGAACGCGACGTTCGACCGATTGCCGCTGGACGATGATGAGGTGTCCGTGGCAATTCAGAATCAGCATTACCAGAACGGTCGACACCAGCACACGGACATATCCGACTTATACGGAATGCCACAGAACCTGCTCAACAATGCCGGGAGTCTCCATCCGGAAATGTATGCCTGGGGGAGCGCACGGGCCGCGCCGAAGACTTGA